From a single Deltaproteobacteria bacterium IMCC39524 genomic region:
- a CDS encoding DEAD/DEAH box helicase — protein sequence MTEEILTTFAELKLDPAINKVIKEVGYETPSPIQARSIPPLLEGRDLLGQAQTGTGKTAAFALPLLSRLDLKKRTPQILVLTPTRELALQVSEAIRTYARHMKGFQVLPVYGGQSMSQQLRQLHRGVHAVVGTPGRIQDHLRRGTLNLSELACVVLDEADEMLRMGFVDDVEQILKDTPAERQTALFSATMPKEVLRIARQHMKDPVEIQIKTKTSTVDTIVQRFWQVKGLHKLDALTRILEAEEIEGMIVFVRTKIATVELSEKLESRGFSCAPLNGDMTQTLREKTVERLKAGTLDIVVATDVAARGLDVKRISHVVNYDIPYDTEAYVHRIGRTGRAGRIGQAILFVAPRERRMLAAIERATRQPITAMSLPSRKDISNRRSDLFKEQIAEAMESQDLEFFEELIDSYQHQYDVGLRRIAATLAYLVQKDRPLQVDDGEIEETVNRDDRGPRQRRENDASDGNLMRYRIEVGRNHGVEPKHIVGAIANEANIRSRDIGQIKIHNDHCLVDLPNDMPSATFRQLQKVWVCGQQLQITPADEQAPAFENKGKRKSGPRNSEGKFFKPGGKKFPRSRPGRPKKP from the coding sequence ATGACAGAAGAAATTTTGACAACCTTTGCCGAGCTAAAACTTGACCCGGCAATTAACAAGGTGATTAAAGAAGTCGGTTACGAAACACCATCACCGATTCAAGCTCGCAGCATCCCGCCGCTGCTGGAAGGCCGTGACCTGCTTGGCCAAGCCCAGACCGGCACAGGAAAAACAGCCGCATTCGCCCTGCCCCTGCTGAGTCGTCTTGACCTGAAGAAGAGAACCCCGCAAATCCTGGTTCTCACTCCGACCCGTGAACTGGCGTTGCAGGTTTCCGAAGCGATTCGCACCTATGCCCGTCATATGAAGGGCTTCCAGGTCCTGCCGGTTTACGGCGGCCAGAGCATGAGTCAGCAATTGCGCCAGCTACATCGCGGCGTCCACGCCGTGGTCGGAACTCCGGGACGCATCCAGGACCACCTGCGCCGCGGAACCCTGAACCTGAGTGAGCTCGCATGTGTTGTTCTCGACGAAGCAGACGAAATGCTGCGCATGGGCTTTGTCGACGATGTCGAACAAATCCTGAAAGATACTCCGGCAGAACGGCAAACGGCGCTCTTCTCGGCGACCATGCCTAAGGAGGTCTTGAGGATTGCCCGCCAGCACATGAAAGACCCGGTCGAAATCCAGATCAAGACAAAGACCTCAACCGTCGACACCATCGTCCAACGCTTCTGGCAGGTCAAAGGGCTGCATAAACTTGATGCCCTGACCCGTATCCTCGAAGCGGAAGAAATCGAAGGCATGATTGTCTTCGTACGCACCAAGATCGCAACAGTTGAACTTTCTGAGAAACTCGAATCGCGTGGATTCTCTTGTGCGCCGCTCAATGGTGACATGACCCAGACGCTGCGTGAAAAAACCGTGGAACGATTGAAAGCCGGAACCCTGGATATCGTCGTCGCCACTGACGTCGCAGCCCGAGGGCTGGATGTCAAGCGCATCAGCCATGTCGTCAATTACGACATTCCTTACGATACAGAAGCCTATGTCCACCGCATAGGCCGTACGGGACGTGCCGGTCGCATAGGGCAAGCGATCCTTTTCGTCGCACCCAGAGAAAGACGCATGCTGGCAGCCATCGAACGGGCAACTCGCCAGCCGATCACCGCAATGAGCCTGCCGAGCCGCAAGGATATCTCCAACCGCCGCAGCGATCTCTTCAAGGAACAGATTGCAGAAGCCATGGAATCGCAGGATCTGGAATTTTTCGAAGAGTTGATCGACAGCTACCAGCATCAGTACGATGTCGGCCTGAGAAGAATTGCAGCCACCCTTGCCTACCTGGTACAAAAAGACAGGCCTCTGCAGGTTGACGATGGCGAAATCGAAGAAACTGTTAATCGCGACGACAGGGGCCCACGGCAAAGGCGAGAGAATGACGCTTCTGACGGCAACCTGATGCGCTACCGAATCGAGGTCGGTCGTAACCACGGCGTAGAACCAAAACATATCGTCGGCGCCATCGCCAACGAAGCAAATATCAGAAGCCGGGACATCGGACAGATCAAGATCCATAACGATCATTGTCTGGTTGACCTCCCCAACGACATGCCCTCGGCAACCTTTCGTCAGCTGCAAAAGGTCTGGGTCTGTGGACAGCAGTTACAGATAACCCCTGCAGACGAGCAAGCACCGGCCTTCGAGAACAAGGGCAAGCGCAAAAGTGGCCCAAGAAACAGCGAAGGCAAGTTCTTCAAACCGGGCGGAAAAAAATTCCCCCGCAGTCGCCCGGGACGACCGAAAAAACCATGA
- a CDS encoding NapC/NirT family cytochrome c: protein MLKNVFDWCKQHIVIFTIISVVFVVFFGFINIQILHMTSEPEFCHLCHPAQGFGPLAEVDSWEHSAHGDAGVSCLDCHGRPGVVGYMKAKIGGLRDTYMQLTISKEEKLEILSNPSEDLVPSWHCLYCHSDEGNKTVRETTKGPMKVVSMRMLDDVVNPDFRERKGLADIMTEDFVGGTHFDHSLHIEEFDLTCRDCHFGIVHNPATATDRMNFCLTCHADAGDGAPQVADCAVCHEAQEAMNVGSGIGDLDFPSMMYGEAADMTCVDCHTGVTKGTYRSSSSTCNDCHEDEAYIEIFKEWAAETKARIDMLKEMRVELEAELADADAAKRDTTEVWGTYSQALRNLKFVRNDGTNGVHNNEYAMAILETVEADFKKAFTQLDSVW from the coding sequence ATGCTTAAAAATGTATTTGACTGGTGCAAACAACACATTGTCATTTTCACCATCATTTCAGTCGTGTTCGTGGTGTTTTTTGGCTTTATCAATATCCAGATTCTCCACATGACTTCAGAACCTGAGTTCTGCCATCTCTGCCACCCGGCGCAGGGCTTTGGCCCACTGGCCGAAGTTGACTCCTGGGAACACTCCGCCCATGGTGACGCCGGAGTTTCCTGTCTCGACTGTCATGGTCGTCCAGGCGTAGTCGGTTACATGAAAGCCAAGATTGGCGGACTTCGTGACACCTATATGCAGCTGACCATTTCCAAGGAAGAGAAGCTCGAAATCCTCTCCAACCCTAGTGAGGACCTGGTTCCCTCATGGCACTGTCTCTACTGTCATTCAGACGAGGGCAACAAGACGGTTCGTGAAACAACCAAGGGGCCGATGAAAGTTGTCAGCATGCGTATGCTTGACGATGTCGTCAACCCTGACTTCCGCGAACGCAAGGGTCTGGCCGACATCATGACCGAAGATTTCGTCGGTGGCACTCATTTCGACCACAGCCTGCACATTGAAGAATTTGACTTGACCTGTCGTGATTGCCACTTCGGCATTGTTCACAACCCGGCGACGGCGACCGACCGCATGAACTTCTGCCTGACGTGTCACGCCGATGCTGGCGATGGTGCCCCTCAGGTTGCCGATTGCGCCGTTTGTCACGAAGCACAAGAAGCAATGAACGTTGGAAGCGGTATCGGGGATCTCGACTTCCCCAGCATGATGTATGGCGAAGCAGCAGATATGACCTGTGTTGATTGCCACACCGGCGTTACCAAGGGAACTTATCGCTCCTCTTCTTCGACCTGCAACGACTGCCATGAAGACGAAGCCTACATCGAGATCTTCAAAGAGTGGGCAGCAGAAACAAAAGCTCGCATCGACATGCTTAAGGAAATGCGCGTCGAGCTCGAGGCTGAGCTTGCCGACGCAGACGCTGCTAAACGTGACACGACTGAAGTCTGGGGAACTTACAGCCAGGCCTTGCGCAACCTCAAGTTTGTTCGTAACGACGGCACCAATGGCGTGCACAACAACGAATATGCGATGGCCATTCTCGAAACTGTTGAAGCCGACTTCAAGAAAGCCTTCACTCAGCTCGATTCCGTCTGGTAA
- a CDS encoding phosphate ABC transporter substrate-binding protein, producing MGLLRQSVILTAILLFMVGGAWAEGVLRYAGATTLQRFFMPDIARIFTNDTSIKVNIEGGNTGPGIKALLKGDVDMAGAGRLLTDAEKQQGLVEHFLGWDVLAIVVHEDNPLEDLTQEQLQGIFSGELTNWQQVGGADKPIVVITSPKGSGMRNAVKKMILHEKDYLNREIVSAIVAASDQQVSMFPAGITAVSRSMLDADHVKTVKVAGVAATAENVATGKYSLTKPLTLVTKGEPQGDLARFIALAKSPKGKGALQRSFVPAE from the coding sequence ATGGGTTTACTCCGCCAGTCTGTGATTTTAACGGCAATCCTGCTTTTTATGGTCGGGGGTGCTTGGGCTGAAGGCGTCTTACGTTACGCTGGTGCTACCACGTTACAGCGCTTTTTCATGCCCGATATCGCTCGAATATTTACCAATGATACTTCAATAAAGGTGAATATAGAGGGCGGCAACACCGGTCCCGGAATCAAGGCTCTTCTTAAAGGTGATGTTGATATGGCCGGAGCCGGACGGCTTTTGACTGATGCAGAGAAGCAGCAGGGCTTGGTAGAGCATTTTCTCGGTTGGGATGTTCTGGCGATTGTCGTGCATGAAGATAATCCCTTGGAAGATTTGACCCAAGAACAGTTGCAGGGCATCTTTTCTGGCGAGTTGACGAATTGGCAGCAGGTCGGTGGTGCAGATAAGCCTATTGTCGTGATCACCAGCCCGAAGGGGTCAGGGATGCGCAATGCCGTGAAAAAAATGATCCTGCACGAAAAAGATTATCTCAACAGGGAAATTGTTTCGGCAATCGTGGCGGCCTCTGACCAGCAGGTCAGTATGTTTCCAGCTGGAATCACCGCCGTGAGTCGGAGTATGCTCGACGCTGATCATGTCAAGACGGTCAAAGTGGCTGGCGTCGCAGCAACGGCGGAAAATGTTGCTACAGGAAAATACTCGCTGACCAAGCCACTGACCCTGGTGACCAAAGGCGAACCGCAAGGGGACCTGGCTCGTTTCATCGCTCTGGCCAAAAGCCCAAAGGGTAAAGGGGCGTTGCAAAGAAGTTTTGTTCCCGCAGAATAA
- the atpB gene encoding F0F1 ATP synthase subunit A, translating into MTHPFIFLEWLERQLHLHIGTHVTYTWLVMALLILVAVLVKRNIKTVPTGLQNFLEIAVDGIENMIEETMGPKGKAYFPLIATIAFFILVSNLIALIPGFYPPTANLNTNAAIALTVFAMTHIVGIKEHGIGYFKHFCGPIGWLAPLMFPIELVGHMARPLSLTLRLFGNMYGHEIVLMIFFTLVPFLVPLPLMLMGILVAFIQTFVFMLLAMIYIAGSLEEAH; encoded by the coding sequence ATGACACATCCGTTTATTTTTCTGGAATGGCTCGAACGTCAACTACACCTGCACATTGGCACCCATGTCACCTATACATGGCTGGTCATGGCACTGCTGATTCTGGTTGCTGTTCTCGTCAAACGTAACATCAAAACGGTTCCGACCGGTCTGCAGAATTTCCTCGAGATCGCGGTTGATGGCATTGAAAATATGATTGAAGAGACTATGGGTCCGAAGGGGAAAGCCTATTTCCCGTTGATTGCAACCATTGCTTTTTTTATCCTCGTCTCAAACCTGATTGCCCTGATCCCCGGATTCTATCCACCGACCGCCAATCTGAACACCAATGCGGCGATCGCTCTGACCGTATTTGCCATGACGCACATTGTTGGCATCAAGGAGCATGGCATCGGTTATTTTAAACATTTTTGTGGACCGATCGGCTGGCTGGCACCCTTAATGTTCCCGATCGAACTCGTTGGCCACATGGCACGTCCCCTGTCGCTGACCTTGCGTCTGTTCGGCAACATGTATGGCCATGAAATCGTTTTGATGATTTTCTTTACCCTGGTGCCTTTCCTGGTTCCACTGCCATTGATGCTGATGGGTATTCTGGTTGCATTCATCCAGACGTTTGTATTCATGTTGCTGGCCATGATTTACATTGCCGGCTCACTCGAAGAAGCTCACTAA
- a CDS encoding cytochrome c3 family protein: protein MNFRNLTLFLLAFATLFPNLSAQAENGMAIAPEVCLECHDDVVTPVAYGASVHGTNACTSCHTAVTSLDAHMSGNVIPEAPKCVRCHKKETSEHYSSVHKLNEVSCADCHDDIHTHNYWKGDKTKVIAKCTGCHDDHEDYIDSSHGKAVMAGNLDSAACNDCHGLHKIEQLGDENSHINREFHTKVCLKCHGDKEMMDRNGVFSVAVSTYMSSYHGKNFKLGSPDKVAGCADCHTAHNVLSKDDPASSVNVANLTGTCAQCHPNATPLFAKFNSHGDMHDRENYPISYWTFVSMTGLLVGTFAVFWVHTLLWMVRGFVENRQKLAAQHSGQEEHHISEPHKQYVRFKARHIFLHLTVIVSFLGLTLTGIPLKFADQNWAMGMMDFFGGTYYAGLIHRGCAILTFYYFVSALILSFDFLFLTKKKRPGDMWLTRLFGPDSLCPNLRDIRDVIGMVRWFLFLGPKPTFERWTYWEKFDFLAVFWGMFAIGGSGLMLWFPEIFGYFLPGWMFNVATIIHSDEALLATGFIFTVHFYNTHGRPEKFPMDFVIFNGQMAKEEFIEERGDQWRRYEEEGTTEEFVCQKVSGPVYDFCLKSFGYIALFTGLACLFLMIFAFMGGSGH, encoded by the coding sequence ATGAATTTCAGGAACCTTACTCTTTTCCTGCTGGCTTTTGCCACGCTCTTCCCAAACCTATCGGCTCAAGCTGAAAACGGCATGGCCATCGCTCCGGAAGTCTGCCTTGAATGCCATGATGACGTGGTCACTCCTGTAGCCTATGGCGCGTCAGTTCATGGCACAAATGCCTGCACCAGCTGCCACACAGCGGTGACTTCACTGGACGCGCATATGTCAGGTAACGTCATTCCTGAGGCACCAAAATGTGTGCGCTGCCATAAAAAAGAAACCAGCGAGCATTACTCAAGTGTGCACAAGCTGAATGAAGTTTCCTGTGCCGACTGTCACGACGACATCCACACCCATAACTATTGGAAGGGCGACAAAACCAAAGTTATTGCCAAATGTACCGGTTGCCATGATGACCATGAGGATTACATCGACTCAAGCCATGGCAAGGCCGTTATGGCAGGCAACCTTGACTCTGCCGCCTGTAACGATTGTCACGGTTTGCACAAAATTGAACAGCTCGGCGACGAGAACAGCCACATTAATCGAGAATTCCACACCAAGGTTTGCTTGAAATGCCATGGTGACAAGGAAATGATGGACCGCAACGGTGTCTTCAGTGTCGCCGTCAGCACCTACATGAGCAGTTATCACGGCAAAAACTTCAAGCTCGGCTCACCTGATAAGGTTGCCGGTTGTGCTGATTGCCATACGGCCCACAACGTTCTATCCAAAGACGACCCGGCTTCAAGCGTTAACGTTGCCAACCTGACCGGCACCTGCGCTCAGTGTCATCCCAATGCAACCCCTCTCTTTGCCAAGTTTAATTCTCATGGAGACATGCACGACCGGGAGAATTACCCAATCAGCTACTGGACCTTTGTCAGCATGACCGGTCTTCTGGTTGGCACTTTTGCCGTATTCTGGGTTCACACTCTACTCTGGATGGTGCGTGGTTTTGTTGAAAACCGCCAGAAGCTTGCTGCACAGCACAGCGGTCAAGAGGAGCATCACATCAGTGAGCCACACAAGCAGTACGTCCGCTTTAAAGCACGTCATATCTTCCTGCACCTGACTGTAATTGTCAGCTTCCTTGGCTTAACCCTTACAGGGATTCCGCTTAAATTTGCCGACCAGAACTGGGCCATGGGCATGATGGACTTCTTTGGTGGTACTTACTATGCAGGCCTGATCCACCGTGGTTGCGCAATCCTGACCTTCTACTACTTCGTCTCGGCTCTGATCCTGAGCTTTGACTTCCTCTTCCTGACCAAGAAGAAGAGACCTGGCGACATGTGGCTGACTCGCCTCTTCGGACCCGATTCTCTTTGCCCGAACCTGCGCGATATCCGCGACGTCATCGGTATGGTCCGTTGGTTCCTCTTCCTTGGTCCAAAACCGACCTTCGAGCGCTGGACCTACTGGGAGAAATTCGATTTTCTCGCCGTCTTCTGGGGTATGTTTGCCATCGGCGGATCCGGCCTGATGCTCTGGTTTCCAGAGATCTTCGGTTACTTCCTGCCAGGCTGGATGTTCAATGTTGCAACGATCATTCACTCTGACGAAGCTTTGCTGGCAACCGGCTTTATCTTCACCGTCCACTTCTACAATACCCATGGACGACCGGAGAAGTTCCCAATGGACTTCGTTATTTTCAACGGCCAGATGGCGAAGGAAGAGTTCATCGAAGAGCGTGGCGACCAATGGCGCCGTTACGAAGAAGAAGGTACAACTGAAGAGTTTGTTTGTCAGAAGGTCAGCGGTCCGGTCTATGACTTCTGCCTCAAGTCCTTCGGCTACATAGCCCTTTTCACAGGGTTGGCCTGCCTCTTCCTGATGATCTTCGCCTTCATGGGAGGCAGCGGGCACTAA
- a CDS encoding tetratricopeptide repeat protein: MSDTISSLLQKAERALERDETLVALLQLEAAHAIEPLPGVKSKLAYCLARERRQYKQARALCLEALNAEPNNPDHYYQLSRIHLLTGKKQAAMKTLRKGLKFKRHQPIIDELNRLGFRKEPYFTTLPREHFLNRSAGILLAKLGSR, encoded by the coding sequence ATGTCAGACACCATCAGCAGCCTGCTCCAGAAAGCAGAACGCGCCCTGGAACGCGATGAAACCCTGGTCGCGCTTCTGCAACTCGAAGCAGCCCATGCCATTGAACCCTTACCTGGAGTGAAATCCAAACTGGCTTATTGCCTTGCCAGGGAACGGCGCCAGTACAAACAAGCCCGTGCTCTCTGCCTGGAGGCTCTCAATGCCGAGCCCAATAACCCCGACCACTACTACCAACTCAGCCGCATCCACCTCCTGACGGGCAAGAAGCAAGCAGCCATGAAAACTCTCCGCAAGGGCCTCAAGTTCAAACGCCACCAGCCGATTATAGATGAGCTGAATCGGCTCGGCTTCCGCAAAGAGCCTTACTTTACAACCCTGCCCCGTGAGCATTTTCTCAATCGAAGCGCCGGCATTTTGCTCGCAAAGCTCGGTTCGCGCTGA
- a CDS encoding methyl-accepting chemotaxis protein: MKLRSKILLALVSVSVLPLVISLLMIGGMVSDELEVQMQVRGQDSANFIEQTTTRTSTENLTLIQMLASNPFMVNAVYSAALSNDNAQLVSVINNMEDLPFDQVQVLDKEGARLYRGFANGYEETPATSGVEQPVIEASLEGEDYAESGMFDGRMAITAAAPISMYGEPIGHLVGVTYFDKALATRLKALSRMDIAFFDETGIFASTDPELSTLDLNTILQASSYEAEIHGDKHRIFYNSIGGKNRGVLMALDVTKLYAAKNNLQQTLLLIILIVGVISVVIGLLVATGIIRPLREVVANLREISAGGGDLSRELEIRTSDEVGELSECFNAFLARQREMVGRLREVTKDLAAANGQIRNSSHEVMEGAVRQSQALEETSKAIEGIDEAAGGIAESTGNLVTAAEGSSSATLELGATIEEIASQMEKLFSTVDEVSSSINEMSVASQEVAENVGILSSSTEVTVSSMLEMDASIKEIEGSAVETSKLASEAAEDAQRGMQTVEETIRGIESIRQTVDRASEAIMDLGDQSSAIGKILTVIDEVADQTSLLALNAAIIAAQAGEHGKGFAVVADEIRELAERTAVSTREIGTIITNLQEGTQEAVVAMKAGSEQVHQEVKRSKDSSVALEKIRSSTLKAMGQVNGIVRATEEQSRGSRQVTDSMNQVASMLEQIASAINQQTSGARQLAEGAESMRDIAAHGKQSTSEQAKGSRQINESMEQIRSMIALIDDSTRSLTQRSRDVVDAVGSVHKVAESNASRTADLDHVVETLTRLTAALEKEVGVFKI; encoded by the coding sequence ATGAAGTTGCGTTCAAAAATACTTTTAGCACTGGTTTCGGTGAGTGTGCTTCCTCTTGTGATTTCTCTGCTGATGATTGGCGGTATGGTTTCTGACGAGCTCGAAGTGCAGATGCAGGTGCGAGGCCAGGATTCCGCCAATTTTATTGAGCAGACGACGACCAGAACCTCGACCGAAAACCTGACACTGATACAGATGCTGGCCAGTAACCCTTTCATGGTCAACGCCGTCTACTCAGCAGCATTGAGTAACGACAACGCTCAGCTGGTTAGTGTTATTAACAACATGGAAGACCTGCCTTTTGACCAGGTACAGGTCCTCGACAAGGAGGGCGCGCGACTTTACCGCGGCTTTGCCAATGGCTACGAAGAGACCCCTGCCACTTCGGGGGTTGAACAGCCGGTTATTGAAGCGAGCCTGGAAGGTGAAGATTACGCCGAAAGCGGCATGTTTGATGGCCGCATGGCGATCACCGCCGCAGCTCCTATCAGTATGTATGGTGAACCAATCGGCCACCTTGTCGGAGTCACTTATTTCGATAAAGCCCTGGCGACCCGTTTGAAAGCCCTCAGCCGTATGGATATCGCTTTCTTTGATGAAACAGGAATCTTTGCCTCAACGGATCCAGAGCTCTCAACTCTTGACTTGAATACCATTCTCCAGGCGAGCAGTTACGAAGCAGAGATCCATGGAGACAAACACCGTATTTTTTATAACTCGATTGGCGGCAAGAATCGTGGTGTGCTGATGGCTCTGGATGTCACCAAACTGTATGCCGCCAAAAATAACCTTCAGCAGACCTTGTTGCTAATAATTCTCATCGTCGGGGTCATCTCAGTTGTTATTGGACTGCTTGTCGCGACCGGTATCATCCGGCCTTTGCGCGAAGTGGTTGCCAATTTGCGGGAGATCTCCGCTGGTGGTGGCGACCTGAGTCGGGAGCTGGAAATCCGTACCTCCGATGAAGTCGGTGAACTCTCTGAGTGCTTCAACGCTTTTCTGGCTCGTCAGCGTGAGATGGTGGGGCGCCTGCGTGAGGTGACCAAGGATCTGGCGGCGGCCAATGGGCAGATTCGTAACTCGTCCCATGAAGTCATGGAGGGCGCTGTTCGTCAATCACAGGCCCTGGAGGAAACCTCCAAGGCGATCGAGGGGATCGACGAGGCGGCTGGTGGTATCGCCGAGAGTACGGGCAACCTGGTTACGGCTGCGGAAGGGAGCTCTTCTGCGACCTTGGAACTGGGTGCCACGATCGAGGAAATTGCCTCGCAGATGGAGAAGCTGTTTAGCACCGTTGACGAAGTCTCCAGCTCTATCAACGAGATGTCGGTTGCCAGCCAGGAAGTAGCCGAGAATGTCGGCATTCTTTCCTCTTCAACCGAGGTGACGGTTTCGTCGATGCTGGAGATGGACGCGTCGATCAAGGAAATCGAAGGCAGCGCCGTTGAAACCAGTAAGCTGGCCAGCGAGGCGGCAGAAGACGCTCAACGGGGTATGCAGACGGTTGAAGAGACGATTCGTGGTATTGAATCAATTCGTCAGACCGTTGATCGCGCCAGCGAGGCGATTATGGATCTGGGTGATCAGTCAAGCGCGATCGGCAAGATCCTTACCGTTATCGATGAAGTGGCTGACCAGACCAGTCTGCTGGCACTGAATGCGGCGATAATTGCCGCCCAGGCAGGAGAGCATGGTAAAGGCTTTGCCGTGGTCGCTGATGAGATTCGCGAATTAGCCGAACGTACGGCCGTCTCGACCAGGGAGATCGGTACAATCATCACCAACCTCCAGGAAGGAACCCAGGAGGCAGTCGTTGCCATGAAGGCGGGTAGTGAGCAGGTTCACCAGGAGGTGAAGCGCTCCAAGGACTCCAGCGTTGCTTTGGAGAAAATCCGTAGCAGTACCCTGAAAGCGATGGGCCAGGTTAACGGAATCGTCCGTGCAACAGAGGAGCAGTCCCGGGGCAGTCGTCAGGTTACAGATTCCATGAACCAGGTGGCCTCCATGCTGGAGCAGATTGCTTCGGCGATCAATCAGCAGACATCAGGTGCCCGTCAACTTGCCGAAGGCGCAGAGTCGATGCGTGACATTGCTGCCCACGGTAAGCAGAGCACCAGTGAACAGGCGAAAGGTAGCCGCCAGATTAACGAGAGCATGGAGCAGATTCGTTCCATGATCGCGCTTATCGATGATTCTACCCGTTCATTGACCCAGCGCAGTCGTGATGTTGTTGATGCGGTAGGCAGTGTCCACAAGGTTGCCGAGAGCAACGCCAGTCGTACGGCGGATCTGGATCACGTGGTAGAAACACTGAC
- a CDS encoding AtpZ/AtpI family protein, which yields MAEDKRQLMKSLSFLSSIGISMVAATFIGLYIGIYLDKWLETDPWMTLIWLGIGIVAGFRNIFILTRRGMRELETKEEKDQKDNGSD from the coding sequence ATGGCCGAAGACAAACGCCAACTCATGAAATCTCTGAGCTTTTTATCAAGCATCGGGATATCTATGGTGGCGGCTACTTTTATTGGCCTGTATATCGGAATCTACCTGGACAAGTGGCTAGAGACAGACCCTTGGATGACCTTGATCTGGCTCGGCATCGGCATTGTGGCAGGATTTCGCAACATCTTCATTCTGACCCGACGCGGAATGCGTGAACTGGAAACAAAGGAAGAAAAGGACCAGAAGGATAATGGATCAGATTGA
- a CDS encoding ATP synthase subunit I has product MDQIELLPAQLARRNWFILAFLLLGSLPFSNLDLSIGILVGGLIAIGGFISLRSSLNRLLGQATGGTRFSYMFGCFIRLAILAIILGILIAIVKIHIIGLVIGLSVVIINLFWMTAQRAL; this is encoded by the coding sequence ATGGATCAGATTGAGCTGCTGCCCGCGCAACTGGCACGGCGGAATTGGTTCATTCTGGCCTTTCTGCTGCTTGGCAGCCTGCCTTTCAGCAATCTTGACTTGAGTATCGGAATTCTGGTCGGCGGGCTGATCGCTATCGGTGGATTTATTTCACTACGCAGCTCATTGAATCGGCTCCTGGGTCAGGCAACGGGCGGCACTAGATTCAGTTATATGTTTGGTTGTTTTATCAGGTTGGCCATTTTAGCCATAATTCTGGGCATCCTGATTGCCATTGTTAAAATCCATATCATCGGCTTGGTGATCGGACTCTCGGTTGTGATTATCAACCTGTTTTGGATGACAGCACAACGCGCGCTTTAA
- a CDS encoding RNA-binding S4 domain-containing protein, producing the protein MIEFDLSGHEYIELHSLLKVTGLCESGGVAKLLIGDGLVRVDGDVELRKRCKIRGGQIIELKGEQIAVS; encoded by the coding sequence ATGATTGAATTTGACCTCTCCGGCCATGAATATATTGAACTGCACAGCCTGCTGAAAGTCACCGGCCTCTGTGAGAGTGGTGGTGTCGCCAAGCTGTTGATTGGCGATGGCCTGGTTAGGGTCGATGGCGATGTGGAGTTGCGCAAGCGCTGCAAGATTCGCGGTGGACAGATCATCGAGTTGAAAGGTGAACAGATTGCCGTCAGTTAA
- the atpE gene encoding ATP synthase F0 subunit C → MEYFAWCVMAAAVGMGLGSFGTGIGQGIAISKAVEGVARNPGASGKIMTVMLVGLAMIESLAIYCLVVAMIILFANPFTDTVVQLLSK, encoded by the coding sequence ATGGAGTATTTTGCTTGGTGTGTAATGGCTGCTGCTGTCGGCATGGGTCTCGGCTCTTTCGGTACTGGTATTGGTCAGGGTATAGCTATCTCGAAAGCCGTTGAAGGTGTTGCTCGCAACCCGGGTGCAAGCGGCAAGATCATGACTGTTATGCTGGTTGGTCTGGCGATGATCGAGTCTCTGGCAATCTACTGCCTTGTTGTTGCCATGATTATCCTCTTCGCTAACCCCTTTACCGACACAGTTGTGCAGCTGCTCAGCAAATAA